One Brassica napus cultivar Da-Ae chromosome C2, Da-Ae, whole genome shotgun sequence DNA window includes the following coding sequences:
- the LOC106379765 gene encoding uncharacterized protein LOC106379765 — translation MMDKVEVFYNNGWSSGQISMVLGDNTYSVCLYTSMETILFKHSDLRIHREWKDGVWKMADKVKPDKKRKAAASSQNSGMDNVFLRRSERVPKRSRDTKTPFKSDRNPALTVIPEIIPAVDPFSTPAEHKLSRLQNWMTLKPGMHETSLSINDNKIRKSFFQSMENAKKDLKKEHIDGAFAMLNCRRNENAAWFHNYKILKACFLPMEFLHCLLSHDLAYKKEKVKGKKIFNDLFKDIVREKVYPEKTWGEDVDVVYGITLGKKSNVWIGMEIHLKKKRITVYDCFQKESNNIDIPQVKKLAVLISDLLVESSGDEVDKVKMIPFEVEQAQGLPKTKHPFNCGIFLVKILECQSLKIGDMTKINDDNALELRRTLSCEIFNQFVDESFGK, via the exons ATGATGGATAAGGTAGAAGTCTTTTACAACAATGGCTGGAGCAGCGGACAAATTAGCATGGTACTTGGTGATAACACATACTCGGTGTGTCTCTATACTTCTATGGAAACTATTCTATTCAAACATTCAGATTTGCGAATTCATAGAGAATGGAAAGATGGAGTCTGGAAGATGGCAGATAAG GTGAAGCCTGATAAGAAAAGGAAAGCTGCTGCCTCATCACAAAATTCAGGAATGgataatgttttcctaagaagGAGCGAGAGGGTGCCTAAACGATCTAGAGACACAAAAACTCCATTCAAGTCTGACAGAAATCCGGCTTTAACTGTAATACCTGAGATTATACCTGCAGTTGATCCGTTTTCAACTCCTGCGGAACATAAGCTTTCAAGGCTTCAAAATTGGATGACATTAAAGCCCGGCATGCATGAAAC GTCCCTATCAATCAATGATAATAAGATAAGGAAATCTTTCTTTCAAAGCATGGAAAATGCAAAAAAGGACCTTAAGAAAGAG cacatTGATGGAGCCTTTGCAATGCTAAATTGCAGAAGAAATGAGAATGCTGCTTGGTTCCACAACTACAAGATTCTAAAGGCGTGCTTCCTACCTATGGAGTTCTTGCATTGCTTGCTCTCTCATGATTTGGCATACAAGAAAGAAAAGGTCAAAGGTAAAAAGATTTTCAacgatttatttaaagatattgtAAGAGAGAAGGTATATCCAGAGAAGACATGGGGAGAAGATGTTGATGTTGTGTATGGGATTACTCTTGGAAAAAAAAGCAATGTCTGGATTGGGATGGAAattcatttgaagaagaaaagaatcacaGTATATGATTGTTTTCAAAAGGAAAGCAACAACATTGATATTCCTCAAGTGAAAAAGTTGGCAG TGTTGATTTCTGATCTGCTGGTGGAATCTTCTGGTGATGAGGTAGATAAAGTGAAGATGATTCCATTTGAGGTTGAGCAGGCACAAGGTTTACCCAAGACAAAACATCCTTTCAACTGTGGGATATTTCTTGTCAAGATTCTGGAGTGCCAGTCATTGAAGATAGGAGACATGACAAAGATTAATGATGACAATGCATTGGAGCTAAGGAGAACCTTGTCTTGTGAGATCTTCAACCAATTTGTGGATGAGAGCTTTGGGAAATGA
- the LOC125582408 gene encoding uncharacterized protein LOC125582408 produces MKLSERGLKLSAKIVYAILTRSIVSVKENEAWFHFGAQPMRFSIREFHMMTGLKCSGALEGPRRETERFNWELLKGRSHKLSDVVDQLRNTREDASEERVCLAMLILVESILLRKSKGGSFPLEYAKNAQDMTYPWGKEAYIVLLKSIQNAVANHLENKSKFELQGYPLVFLLWILESIPLLRNKFSKCVPTVEVPGPTYLCEKYTEETMIESAASPKSQQNEETMNESDDDTPTLDTQVFSPNLTKEVYAQ; encoded by the exons ATGAAGCTCAGTGAGAGAGGATTGAAGTTATCAGCAAAGATAGTCTACGCCATTCTCACTAGAAGCATCGTTTCTGTCAAGGAGAATGAAGCCTGGTTCCATTTCGGTGCGCAGCCAATGAGGTTCTCTATAAGAGAATTTCATATGATGACAGGCTTGAAATGTAGTGGTGCATTAGAAGGACCACGAAGGGAAACCGAGAGATTTAATTGGGAATTGCTAAAGGGGCGTAGTCATAAGTTAAGTGACGTGGTGGACCAGCtcagaaacacaagagaagatgcTTCTGAGGAGAGAGTATGCCTCGCAATGCTCATCCTGGTAGAGAGCATATTATTGCGGAAGAGCAAAGGAGGGAGTTTTCCTTTGGAATATGCGAAAAATGCACAAGATATGACATATCCATGGGGAAAAGAGGCTTACATTGTGCTCCTGAAGTCAATTCAAAACGCTGTCGCGAATCATTTGGAGAATAAATCCAAATTTGagttgcaaggttatcctctagTATTCCTTCTTTGGATACTAGAGTCGATTCCTTTGCTAAGGAATAAGTTCAGTAAGTGTGTACCAACAGTTGAGGTTCCTGGGCCGACTTACTTGTGTGAAAAATACACTGAG GAGACAATGATTGAATCAGCTGCATCTCCAAAGTCTCAACAAAATGAG GAGACAATGAATGAATCAGATGATGACACTCCTACCCTTGATACACAAGTATTCTCTCCTAATCTGACAAAAGAAGTATATGCTCAAtga
- the LOC125582410 gene encoding uncharacterized protein LOC125582410, with translation MSHAAAKKSTRNAKHGLETTKPKRLLLGTDEISFTAKEQEKILAPHHDALVISLTVANCLVKRILVDNGSSSNIIFQTAYHDLGLEESTLTRKVTPLIGFSGEVKQTAGEAILPVYAEGVNMSTKFLVVDCQSAYNMILGRPWIHAMGAVPSTLHQMVKFPTPWGIIIIRGD, from the coding sequence ATGAGCCACGCAGCCGCAAAGAAAAGCACCCGTAACGCAAAGCATGGTCTGGAAACGACCAAACCAAAGCGCCTACTTCTAGGCACCGACGAGATAAGCTTCACAGCTAAGGAGCAAGAGAAGATCCTAGCTCCCCACCATGATGCTCTAGTTATCTCTCTCACCGTAGCAAACTGCTTGGTGAAAAGAATACTAGTAGACAACGGCAGCTCCAGCAACATTATCTTCCAGACGGCATACCACGATCTAGGGCTGGAGGAGAGCACCCTGACGCGCAAGGTAACACCACTCATCGGGTTCAGCGGCGAGGTCAAGCAAACCGCCGGAGAGGCTATCCTCCCAGTATACGCTGAAGGGGTCAACATGTCTACCAAATTTCTGGTCGTAGATTGCCAATCAGCATATAACATGATCTTGGGACGACCATGGATTCACGCCATGGGAGCAGTCCCTTCAACCCTTCATCAGATGGTGAAGTTTCCTACACCCTGGGGCATCATAATAATCAGGGGAGACTAA